The following proteins are co-located in the Spea bombifrons isolate aSpeBom1 chromosome 3, aSpeBom1.2.pri, whole genome shotgun sequence genome:
- the ACAP2 gene encoding arf-GAP with coiled-coil, ANK repeat and PH domain-containing protein 2: MKMTVDFEECLKDSPRFRAALEDVETDVSELELKLDKLVKLSIGMIDAGKAFCAANKQFMNGVRDLANYSSKDVVIENSLTKFSDSLQEMVNYHTILFDQVQRSIKTQLQTFVKEDLRKFKDAKKQFDKVSEEKENALVKNAQLPRNKQHEVEEATNILVATRKCFRHVALDYVLQINVLQSKKRSEILKSMLSFMYAHLAFFHQGYDHFSELEPYMKDLGAQLNCLVVDAAKEKKDMELKHSTIQQKDFSNDDSRVECNVDAANGVVMEGYLFKRASNAFKTWNRRWFSIQNSQLVYQKKFKDNPTVVVEDLRLCTVKHCEDIERRFCFEVVSPTKSCMLQADSEKLRQAWIKSVQTNIATAYRERVEEVEKADRKPPLSPGSVISPESVSKEKLVKGESALQRVQCIPGNAYCCDCGLPDPRWASINLGIALCIECSGIHRSLGVHFSKVRSLTLDTWEPELIKLMCELGNDVVNGIYEARVDKIGVKKLQSPCQRQERELYIKAKYVEKKFVDKYAESALAVRKKSASQRSSENRISASDKSLHPEDHAQTPSKFPVKSNDSGIQFSVEGSQELLASAVSSNSLYGADIDQKEAKQNSSVFPDADHQTKILPGPQLYQAAFEKNLPSMSEALAHGAEVNWVNTKENNSTPLIQAVRGGSLVTCEFLLQNGANVNHRDIKGRGPLHHATMLGHTGQVCLFLKRGANQHATDEDGKDPLSIAVEAANADIVTLLRLARMNEEMRESEGLYGQPGDETYQDIFRDFSNMASNNPEKLNRYQQDSPKH; encoded by the exons GGCGGCGTTGGAAGATGTTGAAACAGATGTATCAGAACTTGAACTAAAGCTTGATAAG CTGGTGAAGCTTTCCATTGGAATGATCGATGCTGGAAAAGCTTTCTGCGCTGCCAACAAGCAGTTTATGAATGGGGTTCGCGACCTGGCCAACTATTCGAGCAAGGACGTAGTCATTGAA aaCAGCCTAACCAAGTTCTCTGACAGTCTTCAAGAGATGGTCAATTATCATACT ATCCTCTTCGACCAAGTCCAAAGATCAATCAAAACACAGCTTCAGACGTTTGTTAAAGA GGATCTCAGAAAATTCAAAGATGCCAAAAAGCAGTTTGATAAGGTCagtgaagaaaaagaaaacgcaCTGGTGAAAAATGCCCAGCTGCCAAGAAACAAACAGCATGAGGTAGAGGAAGCTACAAACATCCTGGTAGCAACAAGAAAATGCTTTCGACATGTTGCTCTAGATTACGTTCTGCAG ATCAATGTACTTCAATCCAAAAAAAGATCTGAAATCTTAAAATCC ATGCTGTCGTTTATGTATGCCCATCTAGCATTCTTTCATCAAGGTTATGATCATTTCAGTGAGCTTGAGCCATATATGAAGGACCTCGGCGCACAG TTGAATTGTCTTGTTGTGGATgcagcaaaggaaaaaaaagatatggaaCTGAAGCACTCCACAATTCAGCAAAAG gatttttctaatgatgattCCAGAGTTGAGTGTAATGTTGATGCAGCCAACGGTGTTGTTATGGAAGGATATCTCTTCAAACGAGCTAGCAATGCCTTCAAAACATGGAACAG ACGCTGGTTCTCTATACAGAATAGTCAATTAGTGTATCAGAAGAAATTTAAG GATAATCCAACTGTCGTGGTTGAAGATTTAAGACTTTGCACGGTTAAGCACTGTGAAGATATTGAAAGGCGTTTCTGCTTTGAGGTGGTCTCACCAACCAA GAGCTGCATGCTTCAAGCAGACTCTGAGAAACTACGCCAGGCCTGGATTAAATCCGTTCAGACCAACATTGCTACAGCATACAGAGAGAGGGTAGAGGAGGTAGAG AAAGCAGACCGGAAGCCGCCGCTCTCTCCAGGTTCAGTTATAAGCCCAGAATCCGTATCAAAGGAGAAGTTGGTTAAGGGGGAAAGTGCTCTGCAGCGTGTGCAGTGCATTCCTGGAAACGCATACTGCTGTGATTGTGGCCTTCCAGATCCCCGCTGGGCTAGTATTAACCTGGGAATTGCATTATGTATCGAGTGCTCAGGGATTCACAG GAGTCTTGGTGTCCACTTCTCTAAAGTAAGGTCTCTGACTCTGGATACTTGGGAACCCGAGCTTATAAAG TTAATGTGCGAACTGGGAAATGATGTTGTAAATGGCATATACGAAGCGCGAGTGGACAAAATAGGTGTGAAAAAGCTTCAGAGTCCATGCCAAAG ACAGGAGAGGGAATTGTATATTAAAGCCAAGTACGTGGAAAAGAAGTTTGTGGATAAATACGCAGAGTCCGCGCTAGCAGTGAGGAAGAAAAGCGCTTCACAAAGGAGCAGTGAGAACCGTATCAGTGCATCTGATAAAAGCCTCCATCCTGAAGATCATGCGCAGACACCTTCTAAGTTTCCAG tgAAAAGCAATGACAGTGGTATACAGTTCAGCGTTGAGGGGAGCCAGGAGCTGCTGGCATCTGCAGTATCTTCCAACAGTCTGTATGGTGCAG atatagaccAAAAGGAGGCAAAGCAGAATTCCTCTGTATTCCCGGACGCAGACCACCAGACAAAGATTCTCCCAGGCCCGCAGTTGTACCAAGCTGCATTTGAGAAAAACCTTCCAAGTATGTCAGAAGCTCTAGCTCATGGGGCAGAAGTGAACTGGGtcaacacaaaagaaaacaattccACTCCGCTTATACAAGCAGTGCGTGGG GGATCTCTAGTCACCTGTGAGTTCTTACTGCAGAATGGAGCCAATGTCAATCATCGTGATATCAAAGGACGTGGCCCCCTCCATCACGCTACCATGCTGGGCCATACAGG ACAAGTGTGTTTGTTCCTGAAACGAGGAGCAAACCAGCACGCTACAGATGAAGACGGGAAGGACCCTTTAAGTATTGCTGTAGAGGCTGCCAATGCGGATATAGTGACTCT ATTGCGTTTGGCACGTATGAATGAAGAGATGCGGGAATCTGAAGGCCTTTATGGACAGCCAG GGGACGAAACCTACCAAGACATATTCAGAGATTTTTCAAACATGGCATCTAACAACCCAGAAAAGCTGAACAGATATCAACAAGATTCTCCAAAGCATTGA